GTGAATGAATCCATTTCGACACATAGCAAGTGAACAGTTTCCCCCGTGTGAATTTGTCAGTGTATCAGCAgattgaatgactgagtgaatcccttgccacacttggagcaggtgaacggcctctccccagtgtgagtgcgctggtgtgcagtgagatgagatgatcgtctgaacccagtcccgcagtgagagcacctgaacggtctctcatcactgTGAACACGTCGATGGTATTGCAGATCTACAGAACCTTTGAAGCATTtcccagtctggacatttaaaaggtctctcgtcagtgtgaattcgttggtgtgtcAGAAGGTGGGGTGATGTCCTGAACCTCTCCCCACACTGTGAGCAGCTGAATGGTGCGTACccggtgtgaatgcgctggtgctccctcagtgggttttaaagctcttctcatagTCGGAGCATTTAAACTCTCTCgcggtgtgaacttgctggtgtgtcagcaggtgggttgAGAGAGTGAATCTGTTCCACACAGTaatcaggtgaacggcctctcccagtGTGTCTGCATCAATGTGTTTCCAGCTCAgacggggatctgaatccctttccacagtccccacattttccCTGGTATTAACAGTGTTTTTTGCTGCCATGCGTAAAGGTCGATGGTATCCGGGTCCTGATGAACAGGGCAACTCTGGCAGATTttcatgtgatgtttggtttgacttTCCCCGAGTGTAAATCCTTCCAAAACCTAGTAAAACTATTTGTACAAACAAGGGACATTTAAAGAGAGCCCACCAAAACACAaaagcaggttgtgaaattgagctgaatgaatctggtcatttgtggggccagtactgggaaaaagtgaccatgaaaactgctggattgttataaaaagccactggtcactaatgtccttcagggaagggaatctgccacccGGTCTGTGCCTGCACAAGAGTCTGGCTTCTATGGGAGACAGAAATcttattggagggattcaaacattgaGTTCGGGAAAGATGGGTATGGATTTGGGAGGTAAGACAGAATCTGGAGCAGAAATGGTGCATAGAGATGGAGCGGTTGTTTGCAAGGACAGTTGGGTGAAAAGTTGTTTTCATTGAGGagaggtgatgatggcagattggaAGGAAAGAGGTTCAGTCCCTGAAGAGAGAGAACTGTGAACAAAGTCAGTGAACTTGGGGAGTTTGGATTGTCAGTACTTTAATGGGAATAGGGCCACTGGAGCAGGAGTGGGTCCAATGGATAAGGTGAATCCTGATAGGGCATGCGGGGAGATGGGAGTGAAacgagagaaagatgtgggttcagggctcaggAAAGGGGAAActttagagacagtttggcccaGTGAGCTAGTGGAAGGAGGGAAGGGACAGAGATAACTGATCAGATTGTCTCAGACTTAGTGACAACGAagctccatgagctcctcacattTGGTGTtgaaggtgaggatggaggagacagggagAGTGCTTGAAAAAAAAGACTTGTGTTAGATATTTTGGTAGTTAATACAGAGCTGATTTATTTTCCATTTAACTACAATTTCCAAAACACAGTCTTAAAGGGGGACCTGAACAGTCTCTCAACACTGGGAACATGTTGATTGTACATCATTTAAAAGGTCTCTTCACACTGGGAACCCGCTGTTGTTTCAGCAGAAACGATGACTAAGTGAATCCATCCTGTCATTCGGGGCAGGTGAACGGTATCTCCTCAGGGAGACCTCACTGTTGTGTTAGAAGGGTGGCTGTCTGAATTAATCCCTTCCCAAACACAGATAAGGTGAATGGTCTCTTCAcactgtgagctcgctggtgtctcagcaggttggatgactggctgaatgttttcccacacttggagcaggtgaacggcctctccccagtgtgaactcgctggtgtgtaatgaggtcagatgatcgcctgaacccagtcccacagtcagcGCACATGAACGGCCTCTCATCAGTGTGAGCACTTTGATGGGACACCAAGTCCCAGGAACATTTAAAGCACTGGCCACAATCcaggcatttaaaaggtctttcatcagtgtgaacttgcttGTGTCTCTGCagatgggatgaccgagtgaatccctttccacacatggagcaggtgaatggtctctcccctgtgtgaattcgctggtgtgtcagcagatcagacgacagagtgaatcccttcccacactcggagcaggtgaatggcctctccccagtgtgaactctctggtgtgtcagtaggtcggatgaccgagtgaatccctttccacatttggagcaagtgaatggcctctccccagtgtgaactcgctggtgtgtcagcagattggTTGAATtaatgaaacccttcccacactgtgagtaggtgaacggcctctccccagtgtgaattcgctggtgtgtcagtagagtggatggctgagtgaatcccctcccacacacggagcaggtgaatggcctctccccagtgtgaatgcgttgatgcGTTTCAAGCTTCGattggtaattgaatcccttcccacagtccccacatttccacggtgtcTCCCCGTTGTGACTGCATTTATGTTGAGAGAGGTCAGATGATTGGTTGAAGtcttgtccacacacacaacacgtgtacggtttctccccactgtgaacggtgctttttccttccatgttcaaaatccaatgATGTTCAGGTTAAATTGGGGATTCTGTCAGATCTTGATGGAATGTTCAGTCTGCGTTTCCCAACTGCAAATTCACTCTAttaccctgtgaaattgatttaaaacagacaaaagagagtgagagagaacccacaaaaacacaaaggcaggttgtgaaattgagctgaatggatgtggtcatttgtggggccggcactgggaaaaatgaccatgaaaactgctggattgtcataaaaacccaactggttcattaatgtccttcaggaaaaggAACCTACCACCCAGCATTCCTGGGCCTATGGAAGGCTGTGGCCTCGACGTGAAGAGGGGCGAGGGGGGTAAGAGaaaagagagagggcgcgagagagaggagggagggagagaggagagaggcaggCAATGAAGGAGAGAGATTGGGTATTTCTCAACCAGAACTTTGACAGattcggacttggaaatatatcactgttccttcaaggTCTTTGGGTAAAAATCATTGAATTCCCTctttaacagcactctgggtgtacctacccaacatggactgcagcgattcaagaaagtagctcactgccaccttcttaaaggcaattagggatgggcaatgaatgtcctAGCTAGCAATGCCCAAATCTCTTGTATTCATTTAAAAAGAATCAAGACTGCATATTTTCAGCTCGGTAACATTGCCAGCCTCCAGCCTTTTCTTAGCTCATTTGCTTCTGAAACTCTCATCTATTCTTTTATTTCCTCGAGACCCAACTATCCTAACGCACCCTGGGGTGACCTCTCACATTCAACCTCCCTGTAATATTGAATTCATCCAAAACTGTGCTTACTCACACCAAGACGTGGTCACCCACCTTCCCTGTGCCCACGGACTTATAAAATCTCTTGTTTAAGAAGCACCTTTTCCTCCAGGGTtgtatctccctatctctgtcatcccaTCCAGTCACCGAGATATTTACTTTCATCTAATTCAGGACTCAGACAGACAATTgttaatcaggaagggaatcaaggttaaggggataagacaggaaagtggagttgaggatatcagatcagccacaatttCATGGAATGGCacggcagactcgatgagccgaatggcctacttctgctctgcaTCTTACATCTTATGGTCATGAGCATTTACAATATTAATCACTCCATGACTGGTGGCTGTTCTTTCAGTTGCCTGATAGCCAAGCTCTGGAAATTCTTCCTTAAacctctcctgctcactccttcacTTTCCTATattaagaccctccttaaaacctaccttggaAACAAGCTTTTGTCCACCTGCTCTGATATCTCCCtgcgtggctcagtgtcaaatgttgcTTTGAATTGGGCGAAACCTGGATGGCTCaggaaaaaaaaaataatggatCAAATTAAAGCATGTTTCTCCCTTTCAAATCCTCGACATGTTGCATAATTACTCTTGGTGGCTGAGGATGCACCAGGATGTCCATCACCACCTGAACCAGTGTCGCCTCTGCGTCCACATGAATCCAGCTCTGAGAACAGAAAGGTCCCAAAGGAGACTCTCCCCTGGTCACCGGGACCGAGGCCCCGCCCACACTATTGCATCACATAACGGCGCATGCGCTTCACTCACACTGATCCAGGGTGGCGGCCAGTCACCTGGGCCTGTTCATAGGGAAAAGCCTCGGTGTAACTAACCCGGGGCCTGCAGGTTCTTATTGAGGTTGTGAGACCTGCactgggtgtttatgaagcctccgctccctccctaccctcactccattcctccctccggcCCACCGACTCTCACCCGTTCAGAAAATCATCTCCCACACGCACAGGGCCCCAAGCAAAATGACGCTGCGCATGCTCCACATATAGCCCAGTATTGCGCCTGCGCGGTTGGCTCCTGTGGTGTGAATAGGGCACTTGCACATACGCAGGGAATGCTGGGTAATTGCACCGCCACTGAACCGTGAAACTGCAGAGAAAATAAATTTGTTACCCAATTGAGATGAATTGCTTTTCAAAAAATTCAGACTAATTTTTGTGAGTAGGTGCTTGCTTCTATATATATTTTTgaatttttcgaattaaggggcaatttaatgtgtccAATCCACAGACCATACACATTTTCTTGGGATgcgggggtaaaacccatgcagacacggatgtgacccgggaccgggattgaacacAGGTTCTCGgaaccagtgctaactactgcgccaccgttccGTCCCAGTGCTCTCTTATATTTAATTTCTGGGAATAAGGAGAGATTTTTAAACGTTTCCAACCTCCCCTGATTCTATTTGGACTGGGTTCTGTCCCGGAATCATTGCTTTCCCTCTCTTTTCTCTCTATTTCCTGACATTGACTGTTCATTCCATCAGAGGTGTAAATCATGCAGCTCTTCatccctgtgctggctctttggacATTCAATCCAATTACTTACACACACCAGGCGGCACTGTCAGAACAATATCTTTCTGATATAtcagatgtggaggtgccggcgttggactggagtgggcacaataagaagttttgcaacaccaggttaaagtccaacagttttgcttggagtcactagctctcggagtgcagctccttcatcagggcaAAAGGTGAATGGAGAAGGTCTTCCAACGTTTCAGATCGAAgatctacagtcctgccacatccaatcgtgaattgtggtgcaattaaacaactcactgaaggaggaggatccacaaatatccccatcctcaatgatggaggagctcagcacatttgtgcaaaagacaaggctgaagcattcgcagtaatcttcagccaaaagtgccgggTGGATGATCCAGCTTGATCTCCTCCAGAGAtctccaacatcacagatgccagtcttcagccaatttcattcacaacacgtgatatcaagaaatggctgaaggcagtgaATACTGCAAAGACATTTTTCCGGCATTAGTTTTGAAGACTTGTGCCATACTCCTAGCAAAGCTGTTCTAATAAAGCTAGAACACCGGCATCTACCCAGCAACTGGAGGGTAgctcagtggttcgcactgttgcttcacagcaccagggtcccaggttcgattcctggcttgggtcactgtctgtgctgattctgcacgttcttcccgtgtctgcgtggtttcctccgggtgctccggtttccttccataagtcccgaaagacgtgctgttaggtaatttggacattctgaactttcCCTCTGtgaccccaaacaggcaccggagtgtggcgactaggggcttttcacagtaacttcattgcagtgttaatgtaagccgacttgtgacaataataaagattttgtgTATTTTAGGGaacaggtagaacttccttggttcgcccctcagatattccatctgtttttgATTAATGTATCTGGAGTCTGagttcttccagtctgtctccaattctccttcctgtctcgggtatatgggtccaggtagcttggtgttgtgattcgtgttgtttagttgtctgtctgtttccagaaggtattgttgtctctcaataatgactgtgctgctacccttgtcttctggtcttatgaacatatccatgttggatccaagctcccggattgtctgtctttcactCTGGGTAAGAGTCTGTTTGTGTCTTGTATTTCACTACTCTGactgggcagagacctgattgaagggattcaaacatgggagttctggtgaAGAtgagcaaggatttgggaggtgacaacatgttcaaagaattTAAAGAGGAGAGGGCGGTTGAaggtggggcagtaatttgtaaggatggcagggtcaagggtttgttttattgagagagtgctgatggcagatttgaagggcagagggacagtacctgaagagagagagaaatgttgacaatattcgtggacacagggtagttggctgatcagtacctTCGTGGTAATAGGGTCGATGAagtaggagctgggtctcatggacaagatgagctctgagagggcatgagggagatgggagagaaactagagaaagatgtgggttcagggctcgggaaaggataaaATTCAGAGACAGTTTGATCTGGTGGGCTCAAGGAAGGGAGGGaatcagcagaggcagctgattggatttactcaatctcagtcacaaagataatccacaagctcctcacacttcttgttggaggtgaggatgggacAGGGGAGAgcaagagtacttcaaaaggaactaacttgtgtcagagatattaaaacgtTTCAGCACACTGTatatttcacacaaatctaatttatttgacttttagccagaatattagccgctgtaaatgggctggaattgttatcagcagaaagagacccaaatgaacatagatcatcatagaatttacagtgcagaaggaggccaatcagcccatcgagtctgcaccggctcttggaaagagcaccctacccaaggtcaacacctccaccctatccccataacccagtaaccccacccaacactaagggcaattttggacactaagggcaatttatcatgggcaatccacctaacctgcacatctttggactgtgggaggaaaccggagcacccggaggaaacccacgcacacacggggaggatgtgcagactccgcacagacagtgacccaagccggaatcgaacctgggaccctggagctatgaagcaattgtgctaaccacaatgctaccgtgctgccctatggttcagtcctgaatgtgagaaacACCAAAACCCAGTCGCAgtcgttacttgtggcctcgttggtgtctcagcaggtgggatgaagtggtgaatcccttcccacctgagcagatgaatggtctctgcccagtgtgaacccgctggtgtgtctgcaggttggatgatcgagtgaatcccttcccacacttggagcaggcgaatggtctctccccagtgtgaactcgcttatgttcagtgaggtgagatgattgtcTGAACGCAGTCCCGCAGTCAGAGCACCTGaatggtttctcgtcagtgtgaacacgttgatggaacaTCAGTTCCCAAGAACTTTTATAGcgtttcccgcagtctggacattggaatggtctctctccagtgtgaactcgctggtgtctcagcaagtgggatgactgagtgaatcccttcccacacttggagcaggtgaatggtctctccccagtgtgaactcgctggtgtatctgcaggttggatgagtgagtgaatcccttcccacacttggagcaggtgaatggtctctccccagtgtgactgcgtcgatgaatttccagcttggatggggaagtgaatcctttcccacagtccccacatttccacggtttctcctccgtGTGActccatttgtggcttgtgaggtctgatgatcgagtgaatcctcgtccacacacacaacacgtgtacggtttctccccactgtggacgatgctttttccttccatgttcaaaatccgccaatcttcaggatatgataaatcgagaactctgtcagatcctgatatgatgcttggtttgagtttccggaattTGAATCCTCcatttcgaacaccctgtgaaactgatttaaagcagaaaatagggagtgagagagaacccacaaaaacacaaaggcatgttgtgaaattgagctgaatgaatcgggtcatttgtggggccggcactgggaaaaagtgaccatgaaaactgctggattatgTATATATACAAGACacattaagagagtagttggcaaagcatttTTGACCTTGAGCTTCATTAATATAAATAtgatactgaaactatgcttctggtggcacagtgggtagcactgctgcctcagctccagggtcccaggttcaattcccgtctcaggtgactgtgtgtggagtttgcacattctccccttgtctgcgtgggtttcatccgggtgctccggtttcctcccacagtccaaagatgtgcaggtgaggtggattggccatgataaattgccctttgtgtccaaaggtgagTTAGGggcactgggttacagggacagggtggaggcatgggcttaagcttaagtagggtgctctttccaagggccaatgcagacccgatggatcaaatggcctccctctgcactgtaggaattctatggctctaattctattctttgaatctttataaagctctggtcatcacgcttcaggaaggatgtgaaggttcttggagaaggtgcagaggagatttaccagaatggttccagcaaaggagtttgaggggaggtttgattcagggacacaagattatgccaggtttccacCAGGTGGACAAAGaatctctgtttccattcactgatcgtacaagcagtcgggatacagatttaaagttttggataAAGCCTGGATTGAACTGTATAAGATCCtggggggtcttgacagggtggatgtgtagaggatgttttctctcgtgggagaatctggaacaagggg
This portion of the Scyliorhinus torazame isolate Kashiwa2021f chromosome 5, sScyTor2.1, whole genome shotgun sequence genome encodes:
- the LOC140418916 gene encoding uncharacterized protein, producing the protein MEGKSIVHSGEKPYTCCVCGRGFTRSSDLTSHKWSHTEEKPWKCGDCGKGFTSPSKLEIHRRSHTGERPFTCSKCGKGFTHSSNLQIHQRVHTGERPFTCSKCGKGFTQSSHLLRHQRVHTGERPFQCPDCGKRYKSSWELMFHQRVHTDEKPFRCSDCGTAFRQSSHLTEHKRVHTGERPFACSKCGKGFTRSSNLQTHQRVHTGQRPFICSGGKGFTTSSHLLRHQRGHK